The genomic window GCCGTAATCTACCACAAATTAGGGAAAAATTAAACTCTTTTTTAACCCTTTTTGCTCTTGCCTACACTTAAATTATGTGCTAAAATATTGGTATTAAAATTAGTAATTCCTCCATATGCACATCAGTTGGTTTGGCCAAACATGCGTAAAACTGCAGACAAAAAACTCCGACACCGACGTAACCATTTTAATTGACGCCTACAGACCCAAACACGGCGAATTCCCGCGAAGTTTTTCTCCGGATGTGGCCCTATATTCCAATGGCGACAAAGACGCGGCCACCCTTTCTCAAAACCCGTTTGTGGTTGATTCACTGGGTGAATTTGAGGTAAAAGGCGCAATGATCTACGCAATGCCGGGCACTTCCGGCAACATCATCTATAAAGTAAACGCCGAAAATTTAACATTGGTGCATTTAGGGCGTATAAATAAACCCTTAGAAAACGGCGACTTGGAAAAAATTCTTAGTCCGGATATTTTGGTAATTCCGGTGGGCGGGGCGCCCGGATACCTTGATCCGAAAGCCGCCGCCGCACTGGCCACCGAGCTTGAGCCGCGCATTATTATTCCCATCGGCTATAAATGCGACACCGATCCGGACGCCAAACCGATTTCGTCGTTTATCACCGAGATGGGACTAAAGCCGGAAGCAACCGAGAAAAAGGTAATCATAAAAAAGAAAGACCTGCCGCAGGACGAAACAAAATTAATCGTACTGGAAAAAGAATAATCATTCACGACCAATATGCCAGATAAAAAAGTACAACCTGAAATTTGGCTATGGACCGGAGTGATAATATTCGCGATTATAATTGTGGGCTTATGGGGCTGGGCAATCAAAATAAAATTCAGTTCCATAAACTGGGCGCAAACTCCGGAAGCGCAAATGGTGGGCACCCAGCAAAAAGATTGGAATCAAATTTTTGCCGACGAAAAAGATAAAATAATCCTTGAAGACGCAAAAAATAAATTAAAAACAATAATTAACGACGTGATTTCATCCGCGTCAAGCACGCCAACCACTACCGTTAACACAAGCACAAAACAATAACCAATATGCCAGAAAAACAAGACAAAATAAATTTTCCCAAAGACAGCGTGGGGATAATCACGCCGGCGCCGATTGTTGAAGAAATGCAAAAATCATATTTGGAATACGCGATGAGCGTTATTGTTCAACGCGCCCTCCCCGATGTTCGCGACGGCTTAAAGCCGGTGCACAGACGCATCCTCTACGCAATGTGGAACATGGGTTTACGGCACAATGCCAAATTCCGCAAATCAGCGCATGTGGTCGGCGAGGTTATGGCCAAGTTTCATCCGCACGGCGACTCTTCCATATATGATTCCATGGTGCGCATGGCCCAGGATTTTGCCATGAGGCATCAATTAGTACACGGTCAGGGCAACTTCGGCTCAATGGACGGGGACTCGGCCGCGGCTTACCGGTATACAGAAGCCAAATTAACCGCCTTGGCCGAAGAAATGCTGTTTGATATTGAAAAAGACACAGTAAACTTCATGCCGAACTATGATGGTTCTCATCAAGAACCCATGGTTCTGCCCACTAAAGTACCCAATCTGCTTTTAAACGGCACGGTGGGTATTGCCGTCGGCATGGCCACAACCATCCCGCCGCATAATTTAGGCGAACTCTGCGATGGTATTGTTAAACTCATTGAAAAACCGGACACCAACATTGAAGAACTGACGGAAATTATCAAAGGTCCGGACTTCCCCACCGGCGGCATTATCTATAATAAAAAAGACATTCTTAATGCCTATTCAACCGGCCGGGGCGGCATTGTTGTACGCGCCAAAGCCGACATCCACGAAACCAAATCAGGCCAATTTCAAATCATTGTCACTGAAATTCCATACAACATAAACAAATCAACGCTATTGGAAAAAATTGCGGAACTGGTGACAGAAAAAAAACTGGAAGGCATTCGCGACTTGCGCGACGAATCCAACAAAGACGGGGTCAGAATGGTTATTGATCTTAAAAAGGATTCTTATCCGAAAAAGGTCTTAAACAAACTGTTCCAGATAACCGAACTCCAGACCACTTTCAACTTCAACATGCTGGCCTTGGTAGACGGCATCCAGCCGCGGGTGTTAAACCTCAAAACCATTCTTGAAGAATTTATAAAACACCGGCAGGAGGTTGTAAAAAGACGCACTGCCTTTGATTTGGCAAAAACCAAAGACCGCGCCCATATTTTGGAGGGATTAAAAATCGCTTTAGACAAAATTGATTTGGTTATAAAAACCATCCGGGCTTCAAAAGACAAAGAAGCGGCCAAGGTCAACCTGATGTCTAAATTTAAATTTACCGATCGTCAGGCCACGGCCATTTTAGAAATGAAACTTCAACAGCTGGCCAATTTGGAAAGACAGAAAATTGAAGACGAATTAAAAGAAAAGAAAACGCTTATAAAAGAACTGGAAACAATTCTGGCCTCCAAAGCCAAGATGTTGAAGATAATTGAAAAAGAAACCTTGGAAATAAAAGAAAAATACGATAATGCCAGACGCACCCAAATTGTTGCCCATGGCGTTAAAGAATTTACCACTGAAGATTTAGTGCCCAATGAACCGACTATAATAATGATCACCACCGACGGTTATATCAAGCGATTGCCTCCGGATACTTTCAAACAGCAATCCCGCGGCGGCAAGGGCGTGATTGGCGTAACCACCAAAGAAGAAGACAGTGTGGAACAACTCCAGGCCACCAACACTCATGACAATATCCTATTTTTCACCAGTCGCGGCCGCGTGTTCCAGCTAATGGCTTATGATATTCCGCAAGGCAGCCGCACGGCCAAAGGACAGGCCCTGGTCAACTTCCTGCAGTTGGCGCCAAATGAAAAAGTGACGGCGCTTCTCGCCACCAGCGACCTGACCAAGATCAAGCATTTGGTCATGGTTACCAGGCATGGTTTGATTAAAAAAACCGCGCTTGAGGACTTTAGCAATGTCCGCAGAAGCGGTCTAATCGCCATCAAATTGAAAAATAACGATACCCTGGAATGGGTCAAACCATCGGATGGCACTAATGAAATTTTAATTGCCACCCAAAAGGGCCAGGCCATCAGATTTAAGGAAAAAGACGTGCGGGAAATGGGCCGGGCCGCCTCCGGCGTACGCGGTATGCGCTTGCATCAAAGCGACGAAGTGATTTGTATGGATGTGATTGAACCGAAAAACACCAGCTTAGAACTTCTAACCGTGGGCGAAAACGGAATTGGCAAACGCACCCCAATCCTGGAGTATCGCATTCAGGGCCGCGGTGGTAGTGGCGTTAAGACCGCCAACATCACCGATAAAACCGGTCTCCTGATTCATGCCAAAGTCGTAGACAAAGTTGATGCCGCCGAACATGATCTGATTATTATGTCCGCTAAAGGCCAGGTTATCAGATTGCCGTTTAAATCGGTCTCCGTCTCGGGTCGCGCCACCCAGGGCGTCCGTCTGATGCGCTTCAAAGAACCGGGAGATAAGGTGGCAAGCGTGACCTTGCTTTAAAAAAATCAAAGGGTATACTATCTTATAGCATGCCTTATAGATCTAAAATTCCCCAAAATCCCACTTTAGATGACTTAATGGAAACAATTAAGCAGTTTTATCGTAAAGAAGATTTGGAAATTGTCCGGCGCGCTTATGATTTTGCCGAAAGAGCGCATGCCGGCCAATTTAGAAAATCAGGCGAGCCCTACATCGTCCACCCGCTTTCAGCCGCCCTCCTTCTAACCGCAATGAGAATTGACGCGAATATTATCGCGGCCGCGCTTTTGCATGATGTTCCCGAAGATACCTCTGTCACGCTTGAAGAAATAGAAAAAAATTTCGGACACGACATTACCTCAATGGTAAAAGGCATTACCAAATTGGGAAAATTAAAATATCGCGGCGTGGAACGGTATATTGAAAACTTGCGCAAAATGTTCGTGGCCATGGCCGAAGATATCAGGGTTATGATTATCAAATTCGCCGACCGGGTAACCAATTTGGCCACCTTGGATGCCCTGCCGCCAAAAAAACGCTATCGCATCGCCTTGGAAAGTTTAGAAATTTACGCGCCCATCGCCAATCGCTTGGGAATCGGCGAATTTAAAAGCTTACTGGAAGACCTGTCGTTTCCGTATGTTTATCCCAAAGAATTTGAAAAAACAAAAGCCCTTAGAGACGGTTTGATTTCCGAACAGGAAACGTACTTGGAAAATGTAATGGATATAATGAGAAAAGAGTTAAAAAATTCCGGCATCAAACTGTCCGACGTGCACGGCCGAGAAAAAACTTTATATAGTTTATACCAAAAAATAATGGCCAAAGGCGGCTGGGAACAGATAGATAAAGTACATGATGTGGTGGCAATAAGAATAATCGTTGCCGACGTCGGCGATTGTTACGCAACGCTTGGCATCATTCACAAACTCTGGCGGCCGCTAAAAGGCAGGATTAAAGATTACATCTCACAACCAAAGCCGAACGGCTATAAATCTCTGCACACAACCGTGTTTTGCGTTGATGGCAGAATCGTTGAGTTTCAAATCCGCGATACCACCATGCATGAAGAAGCGGA from Patescibacteria group bacterium includes these protein-coding regions:
- a CDS encoding MBL fold metallo-hydrolase encodes the protein MHISWFGQTCVKLQTKNSDTDVTILIDAYRPKHGEFPRSFSPDVALYSNGDKDAATLSQNPFVVDSLGEFEVKGAMIYAMPGTSGNIIYKVNAENLTLVHLGRINKPLENGDLEKILSPDILVIPVGGAPGYLDPKAAAALATELEPRIIIPIGYKCDTDPDAKPISSFITEMGLKPEATEKKVIIKKKDLPQDETKLIVLEKE
- a CDS encoding RelA/SpoT family protein, producing the protein MPYRSKIPQNPTLDDLMETIKQFYRKEDLEIVRRAYDFAERAHAGQFRKSGEPYIVHPLSAALLLTAMRIDANIIAAALLHDVPEDTSVTLEEIEKNFGHDITSMVKGITKLGKLKYRGVERYIENLRKMFVAMAEDIRVMIIKFADRVTNLATLDALPPKKRYRIALESLEIYAPIANRLGIGEFKSLLEDLSFPYVYPKEFEKTKALRDGLISEQETYLENVMDIMRKELKNSGIKLSDVHGREKTLYSLYQKIMAKGGWEQIDKVHDVVAIRIIVADVGDCYATLGIIHKLWRPLKGRIKDYISQPKPNGYKSLHTTVFCVDGRIVEFQIRDTTMHEEAEYGIAAHWHYDENRSHSQAKDIFWAQELAGIQKNILEKMSDIDELKLDFFKNRIFVFTPQGDVIDLPEDATPIDFAYHIHTDIGNKCNGAKVNDQLVSLDTSLKSGDVVEIVMDKNRKGPSQDWLKTVKTHLAKSRIKASLKGEKAGWLKIILPGK
- the gyrA gene encoding DNA gyrase subunit A, producing MPEKQDKINFPKDSVGIITPAPIVEEMQKSYLEYAMSVIVQRALPDVRDGLKPVHRRILYAMWNMGLRHNAKFRKSAHVVGEVMAKFHPHGDSSIYDSMVRMAQDFAMRHQLVHGQGNFGSMDGDSAAAYRYTEAKLTALAEEMLFDIEKDTVNFMPNYDGSHQEPMVLPTKVPNLLLNGTVGIAVGMATTIPPHNLGELCDGIVKLIEKPDTNIEELTEIIKGPDFPTGGIIYNKKDILNAYSTGRGGIVVRAKADIHETKSGQFQIIVTEIPYNINKSTLLEKIAELVTEKKLEGIRDLRDESNKDGVRMVIDLKKDSYPKKVLNKLFQITELQTTFNFNMLALVDGIQPRVLNLKTILEEFIKHRQEVVKRRTAFDLAKTKDRAHILEGLKIALDKIDLVIKTIRASKDKEAAKVNLMSKFKFTDRQATAILEMKLQQLANLERQKIEDELKEKKTLIKELETILASKAKMLKIIEKETLEIKEKYDNARRTQIVAHGVKEFTTEDLVPNEPTIIMITTDGYIKRLPPDTFKQQSRGGKGVIGVTTKEEDSVEQLQATNTHDNILFFTSRGRVFQLMAYDIPQGSRTAKGQALVNFLQLAPNEKVTALLATSDLTKIKHLVMVTRHGLIKKTALEDFSNVRRSGLIAIKLKNNDTLEWVKPSDGTNEILIATQKGQAIRFKEKDVREMGRAASGVRGMRLHQSDEVICMDVIEPKNTSLELLTVGENGIGKRTPILEYRIQGRGGSGVKTANITDKTGLLIHAKVVDKVDAAEHDLIIMSAKGQVIRLPFKSVSVSGRATQGVRLMRFKEPGDKVASVTLL